The following are encoded together in the Xiphophorus hellerii strain 12219 chromosome 3, Xiphophorus_hellerii-4.1, whole genome shotgun sequence genome:
- the LOC116717166 gene encoding threonine--tRNA ligase 1, cytoplasmic-like, whose translation MIHRAVLGSLERMIAILAENFGGKWPLWLSPSQIMVIPVGGNSESYARQVVATFHEAGFMVDFNNDPGATLNKKIRSAQLAQYNYIFVVGDKERESGAVNVRSRGGKQLGSRQTEEVLRSLIHLRDTRSNQDEL comes from the exons ATGATCCACAGGGCTGTACTGGGGTCACTGGAGAGAATGATCGCTATACTGGCTGAAAACTTTGGAGGCAAATG GCCGCTGTGGTTGTCTCCGTCGCAGATCATGGTGATTCCTGTAGGGGGCAACAGTGAGTCATACGCTAGACAG GTGGTCGCGACGTTCCACGAAGCTGGCTTCATGGTGGATTTCAACAACGATCCAGGAGCGACCTTAAATAAGAAGATTCGCTCCGCTCAGCTGGCCCAGTACAACTACATATTTG TGGTGGGTGATAAGGAGCGTGAGAGTGGAGCAGTAAACGTGAGGAGCAGAGGGGGTAAACAGTTGGGCAGCAGACAAACAGAGGAGGTCCTGAGGTCCCTCATACATCTACGAGACACCAGGAGCAACCAAGACGAGCTTTAA